A genomic segment from Sciurus carolinensis chromosome 1, mSciCar1.2, whole genome shotgun sequence encodes:
- the LOC124991840 gene encoding testis-expressed protein 38-like, giving the protein MDSQEDFGLSGTWTYLYFGCMGLCSVLILCCMMFLHWRKTVRRERRAQQWVEVMKAANFTYSPHLYWINKRRHCGLNAAITITPPEAVTNPDFKVDIPDSTWESDTSEADGYASRGSSSPAQSPVLRQPALVVPERPLSIRTPQRRIRSPLPIPTFRERPVTPPLRNPAPRLHHSASYLLDVCPQRNVHFYSLPTLDYVVNCSSEKPFAPDPQLPLTEGGSFRGED; this is encoded by the coding sequence ATGGATTCCCAGGAGGACTTTGGCCTTTCAGGCACATGGACCTACCTGTACTTTGGATGCATGGGGCTGTGTTCTGTGCTAATCCTCTGCTGCATGATGTTTCTCCATTGGAGGAAGACGGTAAGGCGGGAGAGGCGAGCCCAGCAGTGGGTGGAGGTGATGAAGGCTGCCAACTTCACTTACTCTCCACACCTCTATTGGATAAACAAGAGGCGGCATTGTGGTTTGAATGCGGCAATCACCATAACCCCTCCCGAGGCTGTTACCAATCCTGACTTTAAAGTGGACATTCCGGATTCGACGTGGGAGTCAGACACCTCTGAAGCTGATGGTTATGCCTCCAGAGGAAGCAGCTCCCCCGCACAGTCCCCTGTTCTGCGTCAACCTGCTCTTGTGGTCCCAGAGCGGCCCCTGTCTATTCGCACGCCACAGCGCCGGATCAGATCCCCACTCCCAATTCCCACCTTTCGGGAGAGACCCGTTACCCCACCCCTCCGCAACCCAGCTCCGCGGCTTCACCACTCTGCCTCCTACTTGTTGGACGTTTGTCCTCAAAGGAACGTGCACTTCTATTCCCTTCCTACGCTGGACTATGTGGTGAACTGTTCCAGTGAGAAGCCGTTTGCGCCAGACCCTCAGCTTCCtctcactgaaggtgggagcttcAGGGGCGAGGACTAA